The Scyliorhinus canicula chromosome 13, sScyCan1.1, whole genome shotgun sequence genome contains a region encoding:
- the LOC119975933 gene encoding GPI mannosyltransferase 4-like has product MLRMVWLALGLFRILWCLVPQTGYIHPDEFFQSPEVMAGDILNLKIFRPWEFNTSYPSRSVLFPLVTTGFSFIILKTLHNSGLFGSILNSYNLLVFPRLYVTCLSFILDYSVYRLACLWGTNPWRALILLSGSHVMLVFYTRTFSNVIEGALFALLLLLVAMDTAQEHGAPYLRAKEWRNNKHLIGIVLVSGFFNRPTFIGYALVPMLLWLSCDQKGTFQFSLRTILKRFLGIFSPVIVTTCIFIIVDTLYFDLLFSEIDWFLKDGNAGHEHIFNLCKHLVLTPFNFIRYNLDPENLSAHGRHPWFTHLTVNGLMMFGALHLSAVISAIRMITHKFVSADGCHMLKKKQLEKRLKAHFPATPPIVEYLVLVYFVPLIVLSLFSHQEARFLSPLIAPVVLHSVLNNDMLRGRTVMVVFNILCSVLFGCLHQGGLIPCLSYLEKALYSKDPVSNQLEHNLIFYHTYMPPRYLLNIRSDRESIKIIDLGGSDFSVLNDTVNGLLGNLSSKHTENNQINIYIIAPGTVEYIIKYCDFQWRTVASFFPHLSMEDPPEIPLLFSKDGLNQLSLYIFKMHKNSEL; this is encoded by the coding sequence gtgacattttaaatttaaagatATTTCGTCCTTGGGAATTCAATACCAGCTACCCTAGTCGATCGGTTCTGTTCCCACTGGTCACAACAGGCTTTTCCTTCATAATCCTGAAAACATTGCATAATTCTGGCCTTTTTGGCAGTATTCTAAACAGTTACAATTTGTTGGTTTTCCCCAGATTGTATGTAACATGTTTGAGCTTTATACTGGACTATTCTGTATACCGTTTAGCCTGTCTCTGGGGAACAAATCCATGGCGTGCTTTAATACTGCTGAGTGGGTCACATGTGATGCTGGTTTTTTATACCAGGACATTTTCAAATGTTATAGAAGGAGCTTTGTTTGCATTATTGCTGCTGTTAGTGGCAATGGACACAGCACAAGAACATGGAGCACCATATCTTAGGGCAAAGGAGTGGAGGAACAATAAACATCTTATTGGGATTGTTTTAGTTTCCGGCTTTTTTAACAGACCCACATTCATTGGTTATGCTTTAGTACCAATGCTCCTGTGGCTTTCTTGTGATCAGAAAGGCACATTTCAATTCAGTTTAAGAACAATATTAAAGAGATTCTTAGGCATTTTTTCACCTGTAATTGTAACCACTTGCATTTTCATTATTGTAGATACACTATATTTTGATTTATTGTTTTCTGAAATTGACTGGTTCTTGAAAGACGGAAATGCTGgacatgaacacatttttaatcTATGCAAACATCTAGTTTTAACTCCATTCAACTTTATTCGGTATAATTTGGATCCAGAAAACCTTTCTGCTCATGGCAGGCATCCCTGGTTTACACACCTGACTGTTAATGGGCTTATGATGTTCGGTGCTCTTCACTTGTCAGCTGTTATATCTGCCATCAGAATGATAACCCACAAATTTGTCAGTGCAGATGGATGTCACATGCTAAAGAAAAAGCAGCTTGAAAAAAGATTAAAAGCGCATTTTCCAGCTACTCCTCCAATTGTTGAGTATTTAGTTTTGGTTTATTTTGTTCCCCTGATCGTCCTGTCCTTGTTTAGTCATCAGGAAGCTCGGTTTCTTAGTCCACTCATTGCACCAGTTGTTCTACACAGTGTTTTAAATAATGACatgttgagggggagaactgtAATGGTTGTGTTTAACATTTTATGTTCAGTACTTTTTGGATGTCTGCACCAGGGTGGATTAATTCCTTGTCTGTCTTATTTAGAAAAAGCTTTGTATTCAAAGGATCCTGTGTCTAACCAGCTTGAGCACAATTTGATATTTTACCACACTTACATGCCTCCTCGCTATCTCCTGAACATCAGATCAGACAGAGAATCTATCAAAATCATTGACCTGGGTGGGTCTGATTTTTCCGTTCTCAATGACACAGTGAATGGGCTACTTGGCAATTTATCTTCCAAACACACTGAGAATAACCAAATAAATATCTATATCATTGCACCCGGTACTGTTGAATACATCATTAAATACTGTGATTTTCAATGGAGAACTGTTGCATCCTTCTTCCCTCATTTATCTATGGAGGATCCCCCTGAAATTCCTTTACTTTTTTCTAAAGATGGATTGAACCAACTGAGTCTTTATATTTTCAAGATGCACAAGAACTCAGAATTGTAG